The Helicobacter pylori genome includes a window with the following:
- the rplJ gene encoding 50S ribosomal protein L10, which translates to MQKQHQRQHKVELVANLKSQFVDAKALLICDYKGLSVKKLEALRNKARNQGIKVQVIKNTLAHIAMKEAGYSDLDLKETNVFLWGGDQIALSKLVFDFQKEHKDHFVLKAGLFDKESVSVAHVEAVSKLPSKEELMGMLLSVWTAPVRYFVTGLDNLRKAKEEN; encoded by the coding sequence ATGCAAAAACAACATCAAAGGCAGCATAAAGTAGAGCTAGTCGCTAACTTAAAGTCGCAATTTGTAGATGCCAAAGCCCTTTTAATTTGCGATTATAAGGGTCTTAGCGTGAAAAAGTTGGAAGCTTTAAGGAATAAGGCTCGCAATCAAGGCATTAAAGTGCAAGTGATTAAGAACACTCTCGCTCATATTGCCATGAAAGAGGCCGGCTATTCTGATTTGGATTTGAAAGAAACCAATGTGTTTTTGTGGGGCGGTGATCAAATCGCTCTCTCTAAACTCGTGTTTGATTTCCAAAAAGAGCATAAAGATCATTTTGTGTTGAAAGCGGGCTTGTTTGATAAAGAAAGCGTTAGCGTAGCTCATGTGGAAGCGGTTTCAAAACTCCCAAGCAAAGAAGAGCTTATGGGAATGTTGCTTTCTGTTTGGACGGCTCCGGTGCGTTATTTTGTTACGGGTTTAGACAATTTGCGTAAAGCGAAAGAAGAAAACTAA
- the rplL gene encoding 50S ribosomal protein L7/L12, giving the protein MAISKEEVLEYIGSLSVLELSELVKMFEEKFGVSATPTVVAGAAVAGGAAAESEEKTEFNVILADSGAEKIKVIKVVREITGLGLKEAKDATEKTPHVLKEGVNKEEAETIKKKLEEVGAKVEVK; this is encoded by the coding sequence ATGGCAATTTCAAAAGAAGAAGTGTTAGAGTATATTGGTTCATTGAGCGTTTTAGAGCTTTCTGAATTGGTTAAAATGTTTGAGGAAAAATTTGGCGTGAGTGCGACTCCAACGGTCGTAGCGGGTGCGGCTGTAGCTGGCGGTGCGGCGGCTGAGAGCGAAGAAAAAACCGAATTTAATGTGATTTTGGCTGATAGCGGTGCTGAAAAAATCAAGGTGATTAAAGTGGTTCGTGAAATTACCGGACTTGGCCTGAAAGAAGCTAAAGACGCTACCGAAAAAACCCCTCATGTGCTTAAAGAGGGCGTGAATAAAGAAGAAGCTGAAACCATCAAGAAGAAACTTGAAGAAGTGGGTGCTAAGGTTGAAGTCAAGTAA
- a CDS encoding DNA-directed RNA polymerase subunit beta/beta', which translates to MSKKIPLKNRLRADFTKTPTDLEVPNLLLLQRDSYDSFLYSKDGKESGIEKVFKSIFPIQDEHNRITLEYAGCEFGKSKYTVREAMERGITYSIPLKIKVRLILWEKDTKSGEKNGIKDIKEQSIFIREIPLMTERTSFIINGVERVVVNQLHRSPGVIFKEEESSTSLNKLIYTGQIIPDRGSWLYFEYDSKDVLYARINKRRKVPVTILFRAMDYQKQDIIKMFYPLVKVRYENDKYLIPFASLDANQRMEFDLKDPQGKIILLAGKKLTSRKIKELKENHLEWVEYPMDILLNRHLAEPVMVGKEVLLDMLTQLDKNKLEKIHDLGVQEFVIINDLALGHDASIIHSFSADSESLKLLKQTEKIDDENALAAIRIHKVMKPGDPVTTEVAKQFVKKLFFDPERYDLTMVGRMKMNHKLGLHVPDYITTLTHEDIITTVKYLMKIKNNQGKIDDRDHLGNRRIRAVGELLANELHSGLVKMQKTIKDKLTTMSGAFDSLMPHDLVNSKMITSTIMEFFMGGQLSQFMDQTNPLSEVTHKRRLSALGEGGLVKDRVGFEARDVHPTHYGRICPIETPEGQNIGLINTLSTFTRVNDLGFIEAPYKKVVDGKVVGETIYLTAIQEDSHIIAPASTPIDEEGNILGDLIETRVEGEIVLNEKSKVTLMDLNSSMLVGVAASLIPFLEHDDANRALMGTNMQRQAVPLLRSDAPIVGTGIEKIIARDSWGAIKANRAGVVEKIDSKNIYILGEGKEEAYIDAYSLQKNLRTNQNTSFNQVPIVKVGDKVEAGQIIADGPSMDRGELALGKNVRVAFMPWNGYNFEDAIVVSERITKDDIFTSTHIYEKEVDARELKHGVEEFTTDIPDVKEEALAHLDESGIVKVGTYVSAGMILVGKTSPKGEIKSTPEERLLRAIFGDKAGHVVNKSLYCPPSLEGTVIDVKVFTKKGYEKDARVLSAYEEEKAKLDMEHFDRLTMLNREELLRVSSLLSQAILEEPFSHNGKDYKEGDQIPKEEIASINRFTLASLVKKYSKEVQNHYEITKNNFLEQKKVLGEEHEEKLSILEKDDILPNGVIKKVKLYIATKRKLKVGDKMAGRHGNKGIVSNIVPVADMPYTADGEPVDIVLNPLGVPSRMNIGQILEMHLGLVGKEFGKQIASMLEDKTRDFAKELRAKMLEIANAINEKDPLTIHALENCSDEELLEYAKDWSKGVKMAIPVFEGISQEKFYKLFELARIAMDGKMDLYDGRTGEKMRERVNVGYMYMIKLHHLVDEKVHARSTGPYSLVTHQPVGGKALFGGQRFGEMEVWALEAYGAAHTLKEMLTIKSDDIRGRENAYRAIAKGEQVGESEIPETFYVLTKELQSLALDINIFGDDVDEDGVPKPIVIKEDDRPKDFSSFQLTLASPEKIHSWSYGEVKKPETINYRTLKPERDGLFCMKIFGPTKDYECLCGKYKKPRFKDIGTCEKCGVAITHSKVRRFRMGHIELATPVAHIWYVNSLPSRIGTLLGVKMKDLERVLYYEAYIVKEPGEAAYDNEGAKLVMKYDILNEEQYQNISRRYEDRGFVAQMGGEAIKDLLEEIDLITLLQSLKEEVKDTNSDAKKKKLIKRLKVVESFLNSGNRPEWMMLTVLPVLPPDLRPLIALDGGKFAVSDVNELYRRVINRNQRLKRLMELGAPEIIVRNEKRMLQEAVDVLFDNGRSTNAVKGANKRPLKSLSEIIKGKQGRFRQNLLGKRVDFSGRSVIVVGPNLKMDECGLPKNMALELFKPHLLSKLEERGYATTLKQAKRMIEQKSNEVWECLQEITEGYPVLLNRAPTLHKQSIQAFHPKLIDGKAIQLHPLVCSAFNADFDGDQMAVHVPLSQEAIAECKVLMLSSMNILLPASGKAVAIPSQDMVLGLYYLSLEKSGVKGEHKLFSSVNEIITAIDTKELDIHAKIRVLDQGNIIATSAGCMIIKSILPDFIPTDLWNRPMKKKDIGVLVDYVHKVGGIGITATFLDNLKTLGFRYATKAGISISMEDIITPKDKQKMVEKAKVEIKKIQQQYDQGLLTDQERYNKIIDTWTEVNDKMSKEMMTAIAKDKEGFNSIYMMADSGARGSAAQIRQLSAMRGLMTKPDGSIIETPIISNFKEGLNVLEYFNSTHGARKGLADTALKTANAGYLTRKLIDVSQNVKVVSDDCGTHEGIEITDIAVGSELIEPLEERIFGRVLLEDVIDPITNEILLYADTLIDEEGAKKVVEAGIKSITIRTPVTCKAPKGVCAKCYGLNLGEGKMSYPGEAVGVVAAQSIGEPGTQLTLRTFHVGGTASRSQDEREIVASKEGFVRFYNLRTYTNKEGKNIIANRRNASILVVEPKIKAPFDGELRIETVYEEVVVSVKNGEQEAKFVLRRSDIVKPSELAGVGGKIEGKVYLPYASGHKVHKGGSIADIIQEGWNVPNRIPYASELLVKDNDPIAQDVYAKEKGTIKYYVLEANHLERTHGIKRGDIVSEKGLFAVIADDNGREAARHYIARGSEILIDDNSEVSANSVISKPTTNTFKTIATWDPYNTPIIADFKGKVGFVDIIAGVTVAEKEDENTGITSLVVNDYIPSGYKPSLFLEGANGEEVRYFLEPKTSIAIIDGSSVEQAEVLAKIPKATVKSRDITGGLPRVSELFEARKPKPKDVAILSEVDGIVSFGKPIRNKEHIIVTSKDGRSMDYFVDKGKQILVHADEFVHAGEAMTDGVVSSHDILRISGEKELYKYIVSEVQQVYRRQGVSIADKHIEIIVSQMLRQVRILDSGDSKFIEGDLVSKKLFKEENARVIALKGEPAIAEPVLLGITRAAIGSDSIISAASFQETTKVLTEASIAMKKDFLEDLKENVVLGRMIPVGTGMYKNKKIVLRTLEDNSKF; encoded by the coding sequence ATGTCAAAAAAAATTCCCCTAAAAAACCGCTTGAGAGCTGATTTTACAAAAACCCCAACAGATTTAGAAGTCCCTAATTTATTATTATTACAACGAGATAGCTATGATTCTTTCTTGTATTCCAAAGATGGCAAAGAGAGCGGGATTGAAAAGGTTTTTAAATCCATTTTCCCTATCCAAGATGAGCATAACCGCATCACTTTAGAATACGCGGGTTGCGAATTTGGCAAGTCTAAATACACCGTTAGAGAAGCGATGGAGAGGGGCATTACCTACTCTATCCCGCTTAAAATTAAAGTGCGCTTGATCTTGTGGGAAAAAGATACCAAAAGCGGCGAAAAGAACGGCATTAAGGATATTAAAGAACAAAGCATTTTCATTCGTGAGATCCCTTTGATGACAGAACGCACTTCATTCATTATCAATGGGGTGGAGCGCGTGGTGGTCAATCAACTCCACAGAAGCCCCGGTGTGATTTTCAAAGAAGAAGAGTCCAGCACTTCTTTAAACAAGCTCATTTACACAGGGCAAATCATCCCTGATAGGGGTTCGTGGCTGTATTTTGAATACGATTCTAAAGATGTTTTATACGCTCGTATCAATAAACGCCGTAAAGTGCCTGTTACTATTTTATTCAGGGCGATGGATTATCAAAAACAAGACATCATCAAGATGTTCTACCCGCTTGTTAAAGTGCGTTATGAAAACGATAAATATTTGATCCCGTTTGCTTCATTAGACGCCAATCAAAGAATGGAATTTGACTTGAAAGATCCTCAAGGCAAGATCATTCTTTTAGCGGGTAAAAAGCTCACTTCAAGAAAGATTAAAGAGCTTAAAGAAAACCATTTAGAATGGGTGGAATACCCTATGGATATTTTACTCAATCGCCATTTAGCTGAGCCTGTTATGGTAGGGAAAGAAGTCTTATTGGACATGCTCACTCAGCTAGATAAAAACAAATTGGAAAAAATCCACGATTTAGGCGTGCAAGAATTTGTGATCATCAACGATCTAGCTTTAGGGCATGACGCTTCCATTATCCATTCTTTTTCAGCCGATTCTGAGTCTTTGAAATTGCTCAAGCAAACGGAAAAAATTGATGATGAAAACGCTCTGGCGGCGATTCGTATCCATAAGGTTATGAAACCAGGCGATCCTGTTACGACTGAAGTGGCTAAGCAGTTTGTCAAAAAACTTTTCTTTGATCCAGAACGCTATGATTTGACCATGGTGGGCCGCATGAAAATGAATCACAAGTTAGGTTTGCATGTGCCTGATTACATTACGACTTTAACGCATGAAGATATTATCACCACCGTTAAATACCTCATGAAGATTAAAAACAATCAGGGCAAGATTGATGACAGAGATCACTTGGGCAATCGTAGGATCAGGGCGGTAGGGGAATTACTGGCCAATGAATTGCATTCAGGCTTAGTGAAAATGCAAAAGACCATTAAAGACAAGCTCACTACCATGAGTGGGGCTTTTGATTCGCTCATGCCCCATGACTTGGTCAATTCTAAGATGATCACAAGCACCATCATGGAATTTTTCATGGGCGGTCAGCTCTCGCAATTTATGGATCAAACGAACCCCTTGAGTGAGGTTACACACAAGCGTCGCCTTTCAGCGCTCGGTGAAGGGGGGTTGGTGAAAGACAGGGTAGGGTTTGAAGCCAGAGATGTGCACCCCACGCATTATGGCCGAATTTGTCCCATTGAGACCCCAGAAGGTCAAAACATCGGCCTGATCAACACCCTTTCCACTTTCACAAGAGTGAATGATTTAGGCTTTATTGAAGCCCCTTATAAAAAGGTTGTGGATGGCAAGGTCGTGGGTGAGACGATTTATTTGACCGCTATTCAAGAAGACAGCCACATCATCGCTCCCGCAAGCACCCCCATTGATGAAGAGGGTAATATTTTAGGCGATTTGATTGAAACGCGCGTGGAAGGCGAGATCGTTTTAAACGAAAAAAGCAAAGTAACCTTAATGGATTTAAACTCTAGCATGCTAGTAGGGGTAGCCGCATCGCTCATTCCTTTCTTAGAGCATGATGACGCCAACCGCGCCTTAATGGGGACTAACATGCAGCGCCAAGCGGTGCCCTTATTAAGAAGCGACGCTCCCATTGTAGGCACAGGGATTGAAAAAATTATCGCTAGGGATTCTTGGGGAGCGATCAAAGCCAATCGCGCAGGCGTTGTAGAAAAAATTGATTCTAAAAATATTTACATTTTAGGCGAAGGCAAAGAAGAAGCCTATATTGATGCGTATTCTTTGCAAAAAAACTTACGCACCAACCAAAACACCAGCTTCAATCAAGTCCCTATCGTTAAAGTGGGCGATAAAGTGGAAGCTGGGCAAATCATCGCTGATGGCCCTAGCATGGACAGAGGCGAGTTAGCGTTAGGGAAAAACGTGCGCGTGGCGTTCATGCCTTGGAATGGCTATAACTTTGAAGACGCGATCGTGGTGAGCGAGCGCATCACTAAAGATGATATTTTCACTTCCACCCACATTTATGAAAAAGAAGTGGATGCTAGGGAGCTTAAGCATGGCGTGGAAGAATTTACCACTGATATTCCTGATGTGAAAGAAGAAGCGCTCGCTCATCTTGATGAAAGCGGGATCGTTAAAGTCGGCACTTATGTGAGCGCTGGCATGATTTTAGTGGGCAAGACTTCTCCTAAAGGCGAGATTAAAAGCACGCCTGAAGAACGGCTCTTAAGGGCTATTTTTGGGGATAAAGCTGGGCATGTGGTCAATAAGAGTTTGTATTGCCCTCCCAGTTTGGAAGGCACGGTGATTGATGTGAAAGTCTTCACTAAAAAAGGCTATGAGAAGGATGCGCGGGTTTTGAGCGCGTATGAAGAAGAAAAAGCCAAGCTTGATATGGAGCATTTTGACCGCTTGACCATGCTCAATAGAGAAGAATTGTTGCGCGTTAGTTCGCTCCTTTCTCAAGCGATTTTAGAAGAGCCTTTTAGCCATAATGGTAAGGATTATAAAGAAGGCGATCAAATCCCTAAAGAAGAAATCGCTTCAATCAACCGCTTCACTTTGGCTAGTTTAGTCAAAAAGTATTCTAAAGAAGTGCAAAACCACTATGAAATCACTAAAAATAATTTCTTAGAGCAAAAGAAAGTTTTGGGTGAAGAGCATGAAGAAAAGCTCTCTATTTTAGAAAAAGATGATATTTTGCCTAATGGCGTGATCAAAAAAGTCAAGCTCTATATCGCTACAAAACGGAAGCTTAAAGTGGGCGATAAAATGGCAGGAAGGCATGGGAATAAAGGGATTGTGTCTAATATCGTGCCGGTTGCAGATATGCCTTATACCGCTGATGGCGAGCCTGTGGATATTGTCTTAAACCCTTTAGGCGTGCCAAGCCGCATGAACATCGGGCAGATTTTAGAAATGCATTTAGGCTTAGTGGGGAAAGAATTTGGGAAACAAATCGCTAGCATGCTAGAGGATAAAACCAGAGATTTTGCCAAAGAATTGCGCGCTAAAATGCTAGAAATCGCTAACGCTATTAATGAAAAAGACCCTTTGACAATCCATGCACTTGAGAATTGTTCTGATGAAGAACTTTTGGAATACGCTAAAGATTGGAGCAAGGGCGTTAAGATGGCTATCCCTGTGTTTGAAGGCATCTCGCAAGAAAAATTTTACAAGCTGTTTGAATTAGCCAGGATCGCTATGGATGGCAAAATGGATCTGTATGACGGGCGCACAGGCGAAAAAATGAGGGAGCGCGTGAATGTGGGCTATATGTATATGATCAAACTCCACCATTTAGTGGATGAAAAAGTCCATGCCAGAAGCACAGGCCCTTATAGTTTAGTAACGCACCAGCCTGTTGGGGGTAAAGCACTCTTTGGGGGTCAAAGGTTTGGGGAAATGGAAGTGTGGGCCTTGGAAGCTTATGGCGCAGCGCACACTCTAAAAGAAATGCTCACCATTAAATCCGATGATATTAGAGGCAGAGAGAACGCTTATAGGGCTATCGCTAAAGGTGAGCAAGTGGGCGAGAGTGAAATCCCTGAGACTTTCTATGTCTTGACTAAAGAATTGCAATCGCTCGCTTTGGATATTAATATTTTTGGGGATGATGTGGATGAGGATGGGGTGCCTAAACCCATTGTCATTAAAGAAGATGACAGGCCTAAAGACTTTAGCTCTTTCCAGCTCACTCTAGCCAGCCCTGAAAAAATCCATTCTTGGAGTTATGGGGAAGTTAAAAAGCCAGAAACGATCAATTACCGCACCTTAAAACCTGAACGGGACGGCTTGTTTTGCATGAAAATCTTTGGCCCTACTAAAGATTATGAATGCTTGTGCGGTAAATACAAAAAGCCTCGCTTCAAAGACATTGGCACATGCGAAAAATGCGGCGTGGCGATCACGCACTCCAAAGTCAGGCGTTTTAGAATGGGGCATATTGAATTAGCCACTCCTGTAGCGCATATCTGGTATGTCAATTCCTTGCCTAGCCGTATCGGCACGCTTTTAGGCGTTAAGATGAAAGACTTAGAGCGCGTGTTGTATTATGAAGCTTATATCGTTAAAGAGCCAGGCGAAGCCGCTTATGACAATGAAGGCGCTAAGCTTGTGATGAAATACGATATTTTGAATGAAGAGCAGTATCAAAATATCTCACGAAGATACGAAGACAGGGGCTTTGTAGCGCAAATGGGCGGCGAAGCGATCAAGGATTTGCTAGAAGAAATTGATTTGATCACCTTATTGCAGAGTTTGAAAGAAGAAGTGAAAGACACCAATTCCGATGCGAAAAAGAAAAAACTCATTAAGCGTTTGAAAGTGGTAGAAAGCTTTTTAAATTCTGGTAACAGGCCTGAGTGGATGATGCTCACGGTTTTACCGGTATTGCCACCGGATTTAAGGCCTTTAATCGCGCTAGATGGCGGGAAGTTTGCGGTCAGTGATGTGAATGAATTGTATCGTCGTGTTATTAATCGTAACCAACGCTTGAAACGCTTAATGGAGCTTGGGGCGCCAGAAATCATTGTGCGCAATGAAAAAAGGATGTTGCAAGAAGCCGTGGATGTGCTTTTTGATAACGGCCGCAGCACCAATGCGGTTAAAGGGGCTAACAAACGCCCTTTAAAATCGCTCAGCGAAATCATTAAGGGCAAGCAAGGGCGTTTCAGGCAAAACCTTTTAGGTAAGCGCGTGGATTTTTCAGGCAGAAGCGTGATTGTGGTTGGGCCTAATCTTAAAATGGATGAATGCGGATTGCCTAAAAACATGGCGTTGGAACTCTTCAAACCGCATTTGTTATCCAAGCTTGAAGAGAGAGGCTATGCCACCACGCTCAAACAAGCTAAACGCATGATTGAGCAAAAAAGCAATGAAGTGTGGGAGTGCTTGCAAGAAATCACAGAGGGGTATCCGGTGCTACTCAACCGCGCTCCTACCTTGCACAAGCAATCCATTCAAGCGTTCCATCCAAAGCTGATTGATGGCAAAGCGATCCAATTGCACCCGTTAGTGTGTTCAGCGTTCAACGCCGATTTTGACGGGGACCAAATGGCGGTGCATGTGCCTTTAAGCCAAGAAGCGATCGCTGAATGCAAGGTGCTGATGTTAAGTTCTATGAATATCCTTTTGCCCGCTAGCGGTAAAGCCGTAGCCATTCCTAGCCAGGATATGGTTTTAGGGCTTTATTATCTTTCTTTAGAAAAGAGCGGGGTCAAGGGCGAGCATAAACTTTTTTCTAGCGTGAATGAAATCATCACCGCTATTGACACGAAAGAATTAGACATCCACGCAAAGATTAGGGTTTTAGATCAAGGGAATATTATCGCTACGAGCGCGGGGTGCATGATCATTAAATCCATTTTGCCTGATTTTATCCCTACGGATTTGTGGAACAGACCCATGAAGAAAAAAGATATTGGCGTGCTTGTGGATTATGTGCATAAAGTCGGTGGTATCGGCATTACCGCAACCTTTTTGGATAATTTAAAAACGCTTGGTTTTAGGTATGCGACTAAGGCTGGTATTTCTATCTCTATGGAGGATATTATCACGCCAAAAGACAAGCAAAAAATGGTGGAAAAAGCCAAAGTAGAGATTAAAAAAATCCAGCAACAATACGATCAAGGGCTGCTCACTGATCAAGAGCGTTACAATAAGATCATTGACACTTGGACTGAAGTCAATGACAAAATGAGTAAAGAAATGATGACCGCTATCGCAAAAGATAAAGAGGGCTTTAACTCTATTTATATGATGGCTGATAGCGGTGCAAGGGGTAGCGCGGCGCAAATCCGTCAGCTTTCAGCGATGAGGGGTCTTATGACAAAGCCGGACGGCAGTATCATTGAAACGCCTATTATTTCTAACTTTAAAGAGGGGTTGAATGTCTTAGAATACTTTAACTCCACGCATGGCGCTAGAAAGGGCTTAGCGGATACAGCACTAAAAACCGCCAATGCGGGGTATTTGACAAGAAAGCTCATTGACGTTTCGCAAAATGTCAAGGTGGTGTCTGATGATTGCGGCACGCATGAAGGGATTGAAATCACGGATATTGCGGTGGGGAGTGAATTGATTGAACCTTTAGAAGAGCGTATTTTTGGGCGCGTTTTATTAGAAGATGTGATCGATCCTATTACGAATGAAATCTTGCTTTATGCGGATACTTTGATTGATGAAGAGGGTGCTAAAAAGGTGGTTGAAGCCGGGATTAAATCCATTACGATCCGCACCCCAGTAACTTGTAAAGCGCCAAAGGGCGTGTGCGCGAAATGCTATGGCTTGAATTTAGGCGAAGGCAAGATGAGTTATCCAGGTGAAGCGGTGGGCGTGGTAGCCGCGCAATCTATCGGGGAGCCTGGAACGCAGCTCACTTTAAGGACTTTCCATGTGGGCGGGACAGCGAGCAGGAGTCAGGATGAGCGCGAAATCGTGGCGAGCAAAGAAGGTTTTGTGCGTTTTTACAATCTTAGGACTTACACGAACAAAGAGGGTAAAAACATTATCGCTAACCGCCGTAACGCTTCTATTTTAGTGGTAGAGCCTAAGATTAAAGCGCCTTTTGATGGGGAATTACGTATTGAAACGGTCTATGAAGAAGTCGTTGTGAGCGTGAAAAATGGCGAGCAAGAAGCTAAATTTGTTTTAAGAAGAAGCGATATTGTCAAGCCGAGCGAATTAGCCGGCGTTGGCGGTAAGATTGAGGGGAAAGTGTATTTGCCTTATGCTAGCGGGCATAAGGTGCATAAGGGGGGAAGTATCGCTGATATTATTCAAGAGGGATGGAATGTGCCCAATCGCATCCCTTATGCGAGCGAATTGCTAGTCAAGGATAATGACCCTATTGCGCAAGATGTGTATGCCAAAGAAAAAGGCACAATCAAATACTATGTTTTAGAGGCTAATCATTTAGAGCGCACCCATGGGATCAAAAGGGGCGATATTGTGAGCGAAAAAGGCTTGTTTGCGGTGATAGCTGATGATAATGGTAGGGAAGCCGCCCGCCATTATATCGCTAGGGGTTCTGAGATCTTGATTGATGATAATAGTGAAGTGAGCGCTAATAGCGTGATTTCTAAACCCACGACTAACACTTTCAAAACGATTGCCACATGGGATCCTTACAACACCCCTATCATTGCGGACTTTAAAGGTAAGGTGGGTTTTGTGGATATTATCGCAGGGGTTACGGTCGCTGAAAAAGAAGACGAAAATACCGGTATTACAAGCTTAGTGGTGAATGATTACATCCCAAGCGGATACAAACCAAGCTTGTTTTTAGAGGGGGCTAATGGCGAAGAGGTGCGTTATTTCCTAGAGCCAAAAACTTCTATCGCTATTATTGATGGCTCTAGCGTGGAACAGGCCGAAGTGCTAGCGAAAATCCCTAAAGCGACCGTTAAATCCAGGGATATTACTGGGGGTCTTCCAAGGGTTTCGGAATTGTTTGAAGCGAGAAAACCCAAGCCTAAAGATGTGGCGATCCTTTCTGAAGTTGATGGGATTGTGAGTTTTGGCAAACCCATTCGCAATAAAGAACACATCATCGTAACTTCTAAAGATGGCCGTTCTATGGATTATTTTGTGGATAAAGGCAAGCAGATTTTAGTGCATGCCGATGAATTTGTGCATGCGGGAGAAGCGATGACGGATGGGGTGGTTTCAAGCCATGATATTTTAAGGATCAGCGGCGAAAAAGAGCTTTATAAATACATTGTGAGCGAAGTCCAGCAAGTGTATCGCAGGCAGGGGGTAAGCATTGCGGACAAGCACATTGAAATCATTGTTTCTCAAATGCTAAGGCAAGTGCGTATTTTAGACAGCGGGGATAGCAAGTTTATTGAAGGGGATTTAGTCAGTAAAAAACTCTTCAAAGAAGAAAACGCTCGTGTGATCGCTTTAAAAGGCGAGCCAGCGATTGCTGAACCGGTGCTTTTAGGGATTACTAGAGCGGCTATTGGGAGCGATAGCATCATCTCAGCGGCCTCTTTCCAAGAAACGACTAAAGTTTTAACAGAAGCTAGTATCGCTATGAAAAAAGACTTTTTAGAGGATTTGAAAGAGAATGTGGTGTTGGGGAGGATGATCCCTGTGGGAACGGGCATGTATAAAAATAAAAAAATCGTGCTGAGAACGCTTGAGGATAACTCTAAATTTTGA
- the rpsL gene encoding 30S ribosomal protein S12, producing MPTINQLIRKERKKVVKKTKSPALVECPQRRGVCTRVYTTTPKKPNSALRKVAKVRLTSKFEVISYIPGEGHNLQEHSIVLVRGGRVKDLPGVKYHIVRGALDTAGVNKRTVSRSKYGTKKAKATDKKATDNKKK from the coding sequence GTGCCTACTATCAATCAGTTGATTAGAAAAGAAAGGAAAAAGGTGGTTAAAAAAACGAAATCACCTGCATTAGTGGAATGCCCTCAAAGAAGAGGGGTTTGTACTAGGGTTTATACGACTACCCCTAAAAAGCCTAACTCGGCTTTGAGAAAGGTCGCTAAGGTCCGTTTGACCAGTAAATTTGAAGTGATCAGTTATATCCCTGGTGAAGGGCATAACTTGCAAGAACACTCCATTGTGTTAGTGCGTGGGGGTAGGGTTAAGGATTTACCCGGTGTGAAATACCACATCGTTCGTGGCGCTTTAGACACTGCAGGGGTCAATAAAAGAACGGTTTCACGCTCTAAATATGGGACTAAAAAAGCTAAAGCAACCGACAAGAAAGCAACAGACAACAAGAAAAAATAA
- the rpsG gene encoding 30S ribosomal protein S7, whose product MRRRKAPVREVLGDPVYGNKVVTKFINKMMFDGKKSVAEKIIYKAFNKIEEKSGEKGIEVFEKALERVRPLVEVRSRRVGGATYQVPVEVRASRQQSLSIRWILEATRKRNERMMVDRLANELMDAASDKGAAFKKKEDVHKMAEANKAFAHYRW is encoded by the coding sequence ATGAGAAGAAGAAAAGCACCCGTTAGGGAGGTTTTGGGCGATCCTGTTTATGGGAACAAAGTGGTTACCAAGTTTATCAACAAGATGATGTTCGATGGCAAGAAAAGCGTGGCGGAAAAAATCATCTACAAAGCTTTTAATAAGATTGAAGAAAAAAGTGGTGAAAAAGGGATTGAAGTGTTTGAAAAAGCCCTAGAAAGAGTGCGTCCTTTAGTGGAAGTGCGCAGCAGAAGAGTGGGTGGGGCTACCTATCAAGTGCCGGTAGAAGTGAGAGCGAGCCGCCAACAGTCGCTATCTATCCGTTGGATTTTAGAAGCGACCAGAAAACGCAATGAAAGAATGATGGTGGATAGATTGGCTAACGAACTTATGGATGCGGCTAGCGATAAGGGTGCGGCTTTTAAGAAAAAAGAAGATGTGCATAAAATGGCAGAAGCGAATAAAGCGTTCGCGCACTACCGCTGGTAA